The DNA region AAGTTCCTTGATTTTCTTATTTAAAGCTCGTATTTCTTCACTTGAAGCATTTTTTTCTTTATTATGTGGTTTAATATATTGGCATTCTTCACTGTATTTTTTAATCCATCCTGCTATTGTAGATTTTGCTACTCCATAGGTCTGGTAAAGATTATTTAATGATTTACCATCTAAATATTCTTTAACTAATTCTTTCTTAAAATCTATATCGTAATATGTTTTCATTTGCAATCCTCCTAGTCCGATTTTATTATATATTTTCGTACTAGATGTTACAACTTTATTATACCATTACACCCTCTCGTCAGTCAAAAGTGAA from Acetoanaerobium noterae includes:
- a CDS encoding transposase, with translation MKTYYDIDFKKELVKEYLDGKSLNNLYQTYGVAKSTIAGWIKKYSEECQYIKPHNKEKNASSEEIRALNKKIKEL